A genomic segment from Saprospiraceae bacterium encodes:
- a CDS encoding UbiA family prenyltransferase — MVIKAWNRLLRLPNLFILAWSQFLVFRCLILPFFDADELTLNFNQFLLLMLAFTLVCASGNVINAIYDRHIDATQESYFIIPKYFSLQFCWILYISLIGVGAAISFYLALTSHQTMLWWIYPISVFLLWIYSYKLKCFPVLGNLIVAAFTGLALLFIPFAFRENLNDLRMLDYSLWAQLNYRFLMLGIFAMLCNLCRELCKDLEDFIPDQVQQCQSTAVYYGIPTAKKMTLWCMLALDAVLVLDMIRQPTSFNQVLAVAFALAPASYCSFKLFKSFQQNDFAHVSASLKFLMLSGLILFCILYEF, encoded by the coding sequence ATGGTAATCAAAGCCTGGAATCGCCTGCTTCGATTGCCTAATTTATTTATTCTGGCCTGGAGTCAATTTTTAGTGTTTCGTTGTTTAATCCTTCCATTTTTTGACGCAGATGAATTGACTTTAAATTTCAATCAGTTTTTATTACTCATGCTGGCTTTTACTCTAGTTTGTGCATCCGGCAATGTGATCAATGCAATTTATGATCGGCATATAGACGCAACACAGGAATCCTATTTTATTATTCCTAAATATTTTAGCTTGCAATTTTGCTGGATACTCTATATAAGTTTAATTGGAGTCGGTGCAGCTATTAGTTTTTATTTAGCCCTGACAAGCCACCAAACAATGTTATGGTGGATTTATCCAATCAGTGTTTTTTTACTTTGGATTTACTCTTACAAATTGAAATGTTTTCCTGTATTGGGCAATTTAATTGTAGCCGCTTTTACAGGGCTTGCGCTGCTTTTTATCCCATTTGCATTTCGTGAGAATTTAAATGATTTACGAATGCTCGATTATTCTTTGTGGGCTCAGTTGAATTACCGGTTCTTAATGCTTGGAATATTTGCAATGCTTTGCAATTTGTGCCGTGAGCTCTGTAAAGATCTGGAAGACTTTATTCCGGACCAAGTCCAACAATGCCAAAGTACGGCCGTTTACTACGGAATCCCAACTGCAAAAAAGATGACCTTGTGGTGTATGCTAGCATTGGACGCGGTATTGGTTCTAGACATGATTCGACAACCCACAAGCTTCAATCAAGTGCTAGCCGTTGCATTTGCATTAGCACCGGCAAGTTATTGTTCATTTAAATTATTTAAGTCATTTCAACAAAATGATTTTGCTCATGTCAGTGCATCCTTAAAATTTTTAATGCTATCAGGATTAATTCTATTTTGCATATTGTATGAATTCTAA
- a CDS encoding 2Fe-2S iron-sulfur cluster binding domain-containing protein: MARIHFIFEDKLIADRVVECPALDKSILEITEEHDIHLNHNCGGVCACSTCHVYIHSGESFLESISDKEEDFIDRAINPRLESRLACQCILLDEQADIKVEIPDQKRIIGHEH, translated from the coding sequence ATGGCTAGAATACATTTTATTTTTGAGGACAAGCTCATAGCCGATCGGGTGGTCGAGTGCCCTGCTTTGGATAAATCGATCCTGGAAATCACTGAAGAACACGATATTCATCTCAATCATAATTGTGGTGGCGTTTGCGCCTGTTCAACCTGCCATGTTTATATCCATTCCGGAGAGTCCTTTTTAGAATCCATTTCAGACAAAGAAGAAGATTTTATAGATCGGGCAATCAATCCCAGGCTGGAATCCCGTTTGGCATGCCAATGCATTTTACTGGACGAACAAGCAGATATCAAAGTTGAGATTCCTGACCAAAAAAGAATTATTGGACACGAACATTAA
- a CDS encoding HAD-IIIA family hydrolase → MNVYQLFPKIKAIVMDIDGVLTDNKILVTEEGQFLRSMNVKDGYAIKLALQAGLHVGIISGGRSEGTRKRFELLGVREIYLGIENKLEVLNQLLKSWNIDHSVCAYVGDDLPDLEIMRVVELPCCPSDAVPEIISVSKYIASATGGNGCVREIIEKILQAQDSW, encoded by the coding sequence ATGAATGTATATCAGCTTTTTCCAAAAATCAAGGCAATCGTAATGGACATAGACGGGGTTTTAACCGATAATAAGATCCTGGTAACCGAAGAAGGTCAATTTTTACGTAGCATGAATGTTAAAGATGGATATGCTATTAAACTAGCTCTCCAGGCAGGCCTTCACGTCGGGATAATTTCAGGAGGTCGTTCAGAAGGCACCCGCAAACGTTTTGAATTATTGGGTGTTCGGGAAATTTACCTTGGGATTGAAAATAAATTGGAAGTCCTGAATCAACTCTTGAAATCATGGAATATAGATCATTCAGTGTGTGCCTATGTAGGAGACGATTTGCCGGATCTTGAAATCATGCGTGTTGTAGAACTTCCTTGTTGCCCCTCCGATGCTGTCCCGGAAATTATTTCTGTTTCAAAATACATCGCTTCTGCAACCGGTGGCAATGGCTGTGTCCGCGAAATCATTGAAAAAATCTTACAAGCACAGGATTCATGGTAA
- the prmA gene encoding 50S ribosomal protein L11 methyltransferase encodes MVDCISYRIETSTESFDLLLAVLSELGADAFQEHEDALEAFLEGEDLLQKQTAIETYLIENKLVFHRIEHQRKDWNAEWESNFIPYTIETKLIVRAPFHSEDPNYKEELIIFPKMAFGTGHHETTSMILSYIVDQDFSNKKVLDFGCGTGIIGILTAKHHADQVIFIDNDPLCIDNTQENLRLNFVEGAQVLLGSADLIPKMEFDLIIANITRNILLDTLPTLSQHLKQNGQIILSGFLHQDLDDMNHQIHAVSLNYKSHMQKGEWICIIAEKPMPLQRI; translated from the coding sequence ATGGTGGATTGCATTTCGTATCGCATTGAGACCAGTACCGAATCTTTTGATTTATTACTTGCTGTTTTATCGGAGTTGGGGGCAGATGCCTTTCAGGAACACGAAGATGCATTGGAAGCTTTTCTGGAAGGGGAAGACCTCTTGCAAAAACAAACAGCAATTGAAACTTACTTAATAGAAAATAAGCTTGTTTTTCATAGAATCGAGCATCAACGAAAAGACTGGAATGCTGAATGGGAATCAAATTTTATTCCATATACCATTGAAACAAAATTAATCGTTCGAGCTCCATTCCATTCTGAAGATCCAAATTATAAAGAGGAACTTATCATCTTTCCAAAGATGGCATTTGGGACGGGACACCATGAAACCACTTCCATGATTTTATCTTATATAGTGGATCAGGATTTTTCCAATAAAAAAGTCCTTGACTTTGGTTGTGGTACAGGCATCATTGGCATTCTTACTGCCAAACATCATGCAGATCAAGTGATTTTTATAGACAATGATCCTTTATGTATCGATAATACCCAGGAAAATTTACGATTGAATTTTGTTGAAGGTGCTCAAGTACTTTTAGGATCTGCAGATTTAATTCCAAAAATGGAATTTGATTTGATCATAGCCAACATTACACGAAACATTTTATTGGATACCTTGCCCACATTGTCTCAACATTTGAAACAAAACGGCCAAATCATTTTATCAGGTTTTCTTCATCAGGATTTGGATGATATGAACCATCAAATACACGCAGTTAGTTTAAATTATAAAAGCCACATGCAAAAAGGAGAGTGGATTTGCATTATTGCGGAAAAACCAATGCCCCTTCAAAGGATTTAA
- a CDS encoding class I SAM-dependent methyltransferase codes for MNSLLIQRLFLYSRYYLSAKSIYQMHAPYLFELLQFVYDPDRNYYDFIKIHEASKSLESNYNLIAENDFSKTHQQAGLSIGAMYKKSGHTLTAYECLYRLVTFIKPKNSLELGASVGMSGLSMALANKYGIHTSVEGNSSLAESTNRLFQNYELNSARCLHSRFDEFLSNNPRSNLFDFVFIDGDHRYQATLDNFNKLLDMLTEDAVLLIDDIHWSAEMHKAWIELSRHPSIHCSLEMMRWGLLFKSKKLTKGCFSYIPVYYKPWQKFI; via the coding sequence TTGAACTCCCTACTGATTCAACGCCTGTTCCTGTATAGCCGCTATTATCTGAGTGCCAAAAGCATTTATCAAATGCATGCACCCTATTTGTTTGAATTGCTACAATTTGTATATGATCCGGACAGAAATTATTATGATTTTATAAAAATCCATGAGGCATCAAAATCCTTAGAATCAAATTATAATTTGATTGCTGAAAATGATTTCTCAAAAACGCATCAACAAGCAGGACTGAGCATTGGTGCTATGTATAAGAAATCTGGACATACCTTGACAGCCTATGAGTGCTTGTATCGATTGGTTACTTTTATTAAGCCTAAAAATAGTTTGGAGCTTGGCGCATCTGTCGGAATGAGTGGTTTGAGTATGGCCCTGGCTAATAAATACGGTATTCATACCAGCGTTGAAGGAAATTCATCGCTCGCTGAATCAACAAACCGATTATTTCAAAACTATGAACTGAATTCTGCTCGTTGTTTGCATTCCCGATTTGATGAATTTTTATCAAATAACCCCCGTTCCAATTTGTTTGATTTTGTATTTATCGATGGAGACCACCGATACCAAGCGACCCTGGATAATTTTAATAAGTTGCTTGATATGCTTACAGAAGATGCAGTCTTACTAATAGATGACATTCATTGGTCAGCAGAAATGCATAAAGCCTGGATTGAATTGAGTCGACACCCATCCATACATTGCAGTTTGGAAATGATGCGATGGGGTTTATTATTTAAATCAAAAAAATTAACAAAAGGATGCTTTAGTTATATCCCTGTGTATTATAAACCCTGGCAAAAATTTATCTGA
- the iscX gene encoding Fe-S cluster assembly protein IscX has product MSFKEIENLPIHWADHEDIAMALYERFGSEFNEGKIYRIRFTDLIEWVLEIPNFEGHRDACSEAHLEQIQAKWVYEWRDNNS; this is encoded by the coding sequence ATGTCATTTAAAGAAATTGAAAATTTACCTATTCATTGGGCAGATCATGAAGACATCGCAATGGCCTTATATGAACGTTTTGGAAGTGAATTTAATGAAGGTAAAATATACAGAATTCGTTTCACCGATTTAATAGAATGGGTTTTGGAAATTCCAAATTTTGAAGGACATCGCGACGCCTGCAGCGAGGCTCATCTGGAGCAAATACAAGCCAAATGGGTCTATGAATGGCGGGATAATAATTCGTAA
- a CDS encoding Maf family protein, which translates to MNSKINLRKIILASNSPRRFQLMLESGFWFEQRSFDFEESYPDDLPLFKVAQHIAENKSKHAIHSIAPNEILLTADSIVVLNERVFGKPSDFDEAYTTLAHLSGKKHLVYTGVCLQDHHKKIAFTGSSEVYLRPLNHEEICWYIAQYKPYDKAGAYAVQEWIGLCKISHIHGSQANIMGLPTDLVYEGLKSFEGALVFPQ; encoded by the coding sequence ATGAATTCTAAAATTAATTTAAGAAAAATAATTCTTGCATCTAACTCTCCAAGGAGATTTCAATTGATGCTGGAATCCGGATTTTGGTTTGAACAGCGGAGTTTTGATTTTGAAGAAAGCTATCCGGATGATCTGCCGTTATTTAAAGTCGCTCAGCATATTGCTGAAAACAAATCAAAGCATGCCATTCACAGCATCGCACCGAATGAAATCTTATTAACTGCTGACTCAATTGTAGTACTTAATGAACGGGTTTTTGGCAAACCTTCCGATTTTGATGAAGCATATACTACGTTGGCTCATTTATCTGGTAAAAAACATCTCGTTTATACAGGGGTATGTCTCCAGGACCACCATAAAAAAATAGCGTTTACCGGGAGTTCCGAAGTTTATTTACGTCCTTTAAATCACGAAGAAATTTGTTGGTATATAGCACAGTATAAACCCTACGACAAAGCGGGAGCGTATGCTGTGCAAGAATGGATTGGACTATGTAAAATTTCTCATATACATGGTAGTCAGGCAAACATTATGGGCTTACCAACTGATTTGGTTTATGAAGGACTTAAATCCTTTGAAGGGGCATTGGTTTTTCCGCAATAA
- the folD gene encoding bifunctional methylenetetrahydrofolate dehydrogenase/methenyltetrahydrofolate cyclohydrolase FolD: MLLLDGNKLSTIIRKEILAKVIQFCQNDIRPPHLAAVIVGDNPASQAYVRNKMRACEEVGFASSLIKKPHSTTQAELLDIIAKLNEDDQLDGYIVQLPLPRHIDEHAINLAINPIKDVDGFHPNNFGKMALGFKAFQPATPMGIMMMLDRYQIDTEGKHCVVLGRSNIVGTPIALLMSKKTKPGNATVTIAHSRTSNLREICLSADILIAALGIPGFVKGDMVKEGVVVVDVGINKMEDPGVPKGYRLVGDVDFNEVSRKASAITPVPGGVGPMTITALLENTWSAYSKVY, encoded by the coding sequence ATGCTTCTATTAGACGGCAATAAATTATCGACGATTATAAGAAAGGAGATCTTGGCTAAAGTCATCCAGTTTTGTCAGAATGACATTCGGCCACCTCATTTAGCAGCGGTCATCGTTGGGGATAATCCTGCCAGTCAGGCTTATGTAAGAAATAAAATGCGCGCTTGTGAAGAAGTTGGTTTTGCTTCCAGTTTGATTAAGAAACCACATTCAACTACCCAAGCCGAATTATTGGATATTATTGCCAAATTAAATGAGGATGATCAACTGGACGGTTACATCGTGCAACTTCCATTGCCCAGACACATCGATGAACATGCAATAAATTTGGCGATTAATCCGATAAAAGATGTCGATGGATTTCATCCCAATAATTTTGGCAAAATGGCTTTGGGGTTTAAAGCATTTCAACCTGCTACGCCTATGGGAATTATGATGATGCTTGATCGATATCAAATTGATACCGAAGGAAAACATTGCGTGGTGTTGGGTAGAAGTAATATTGTCGGCACACCCATTGCTTTATTAATGTCAAAAAAAACCAAGCCAGGCAATGCAACCGTGACAATCGCACACAGCCGCACATCCAATTTAAGGGAAATTTGTTTGAGTGCGGATATATTAATTGCGGCTTTGGGAATTCCAGGTTTTGTGAAAGGAGACATGGTTAAAGAAGGCGTTGTAGTAGTCGATGTTGGTATCAATAAAATGGAGGACCCGGGAGTACCAAAAGGGTATCGATTGGTTGGTGATGTGGATTTTAATGAAGTTTCCCGAAAAGCAAGCGCCATTACACCCGTGCCCGGAGGCGTAGGTCCAATGACCATCACGGCTTTATTGGAAAACACCTGGAGTGCCTACAGTAAAGTGTATTAA
- a CDS encoding AAA family ATPase yields MEEEIKIPETKKFKFKELKVYASTEWLADNKKKYRQVFDRFDTSYIYVELSFINKYFDKESWETDIELKCFSLIKTKKEVCNLSFRRKISKFDHTVFIREGWGNKKEGSFWKKGSYYWEAWMDGEKIGSKYFYIEDPGVSKTETDRPYIELQSLKLYEGPFEDVSQEERNYVKTFNGEETRYIYAELVLDNKSVQAHWQCELFVKFLNESRELKGQVTRLVPVRREDEKILITAGWGSNVKGSWWEGLYTVEIVFMERLLAVMPFEVAFEFEEGIAPITLPHISDPIVLPGIEPDQSKLEDILSELNQLIGLQDIKRKVSEHAQYVKFLQLRQEKGIREEEKLALHSVFYGNPGTGKTTIAKMMGRLYRKMGVLSKGHVYEADRAELVGEYIGQTAPKVKEVIEKARGGVLFIDEAYALARTNDDSKDFGREVIEILVKEMSNGPGDLAVIMAGYPKEMRYFLDSNPGLKSRIKLYFEFPDYLPQELYEIANFAMMRKGVQFKSDAVEELQHLILEAYRNRDNTFGNARLVFDLVEKAKINLGIRVMSNSAPQELEVELLSSVTLEDVQKIELEPVHVKPLIPVDQELLQTALVELDQLVGIEKVKKEIRELVRIVQFARKSGKEVLNQHFLHTVFLGNPGTGKSTVARILAKIYKALGILERGHMVETDRQGLVAGYIGQSAIKTAEKIEEAMGGVLFIDEAYSLSSVNQQNADYGSEVIQTLLKRMEDQRGQFFVFVAGYTDSMELFLKSNPGLSSRFDKILKFEDYSEEELFMIAMKMFSDVNLHISDAADTHLRAYLAYLFDSKDKFFGNARVIRSICEEIIRFQNIRLSNLSENELLKTNQTIIELEDVLSFVPGKDRRDVFNRPRLGFMK; encoded by the coding sequence ATGGAAGAAGAAATTAAAATTCCCGAAACCAAAAAATTTAAGTTTAAAGAACTAAAGGTTTACGCATCTACAGAATGGCTGGCAGATAATAAAAAAAAGTACCGCCAGGTATTTGATCGATTTGATACGTCCTATATCTATGTCGAACTATCATTTATTAATAAATATTTTGACAAGGAATCCTGGGAGACTGACATTGAATTAAAATGCTTTAGTTTAATTAAAACCAAGAAAGAAGTTTGCAATCTCAGCTTCCGGCGTAAGATTTCAAAATTTGATCATACGGTGTTTATTCGGGAAGGTTGGGGTAATAAGAAGGAAGGCTCTTTTTGGAAGAAGGGCAGTTATTATTGGGAAGCCTGGATGGATGGAGAAAAAATAGGGAGTAAGTATTTTTATATTGAAGATCCTGGAGTCTCTAAAACTGAAACCGACAGACCTTATATTGAATTGCAATCTCTTAAATTGTATGAGGGTCCTTTTGAAGATGTTTCTCAAGAAGAACGGAATTATGTAAAAACATTTAACGGGGAAGAAACCAGATATATCTATGCAGAATTGGTCCTGGACAATAAAAGTGTTCAAGCACATTGGCAATGCGAACTCTTTGTGAAGTTTTTAAATGAGTCTCGTGAATTAAAAGGACAAGTAACCCGTTTGGTTCCGGTACGCAGAGAAGATGAGAAAATACTTATTACAGCTGGGTGGGGCTCTAATGTGAAAGGATCCTGGTGGGAAGGTTTATATACGGTTGAAATAGTATTTATGGAGCGCCTTTTGGCTGTGATGCCTTTTGAGGTGGCTTTTGAGTTTGAAGAAGGTATTGCTCCTATAACACTTCCGCATATATCTGATCCCATCGTATTGCCAGGGATCGAACCCGATCAATCTAAATTGGAAGACATCTTATCTGAGTTAAACCAATTAATCGGTTTACAGGATATAAAGAGAAAAGTAAGCGAACATGCGCAATACGTTAAATTTTTACAACTAAGACAAGAAAAAGGAATTCGGGAAGAAGAAAAATTGGCTTTGCATTCTGTGTTTTATGGAAATCCCGGAACAGGTAAAACGACTATTGCCAAAATGATGGGTCGTTTGTATCGCAAGATGGGCGTGCTTTCAAAAGGACATGTTTATGAAGCGGATCGTGCAGAACTGGTTGGAGAATATATTGGACAAACCGCACCAAAAGTCAAAGAAGTTATTGAAAAAGCAAGAGGCGGCGTTTTGTTTATTGATGAAGCCTATGCTTTGGCAAGAACCAATGATGACAGCAAAGATTTTGGAAGAGAGGTAATTGAAATTCTTGTAAAAGAAATGTCAAATGGACCTGGTGATCTTGCAGTCATCATGGCGGGTTATCCCAAAGAAATGCGCTATTTTCTGGATTCAAACCCCGGCTTAAAATCCAGAATTAAATTGTATTTTGAATTTCCTGATTATTTGCCACAGGAACTTTATGAAATCGCAAATTTTGCAATGATGCGTAAAGGGGTTCAATTTAAATCAGATGCTGTGGAAGAATTACAGCATCTTATTCTCGAAGCCTATCGCAACCGCGACAATACCTTTGGTAACGCACGTCTTGTTTTCGATCTCGTGGAAAAAGCAAAAATAAATCTTGGAATTCGGGTGATGTCAAATAGCGCACCTCAGGAATTGGAAGTGGAATTATTAAGTAGCGTTACCCTGGAAGATGTGCAAAAGATCGAATTAGAACCTGTGCATGTTAAACCATTAATTCCAGTAGATCAGGAATTATTGCAAACTGCTTTAGTTGAATTGGATCAACTGGTAGGAATTGAAAAAGTAAAAAAAGAAATCCGAGAATTGGTTCGCATTGTTCAATTTGCCCGTAAATCAGGTAAAGAAGTATTAAATCAACATTTTCTACATACGGTGTTTCTGGGAAATCCTGGAACCGGAAAAAGTACCGTTGCAAGAATATTAGCAAAGATTTACAAAGCCCTTGGAATTTTAGAACGTGGTCACATGGTTGAAACCGATCGCCAGGGTTTGGTAGCAGGATACATTGGCCAGTCTGCAATTAAAACTGCAGAAAAAATTGAAGAGGCTATGGGTGGCGTTTTATTTATTGATGAAGCTTACTCACTCAGTTCCGTGAATCAACAAAACGCTGATTACGGAAGTGAGGTCATTCAAACCCTCCTGAAACGGATGGAAGACCAGCGTGGACAGTTTTTTGTCTTTGTAGCTGGATACACAGATTCTATGGAGCTCTTTTTAAAATCAAATCCTGGATTAAGCAGTCGCTTTGATAAGATTCTAAAATTTGAAGACTATTCCGAAGAGGAATTGTTTATGATTGCAATGAAAATGTTTTCAGATGTCAACTTGCATATCAGCGATGCAGCAGATACCCATTTGCGTGCTTATTTAGCCTATCTATTTGATAGTAAAGACAAGTTTTTTGGCAATGCCAGGGTGATTCGTTCGATATGTGAAGAAATCATTCGCTTCCAAAATATTCGTCTTTCCAATTTAAGTGAAAATGAGCTGCTAAAAACAAATCAAACGATAATTGAATTAGAAGACGTTTTGTCGTTTGTTCCGGGAAAAGACAGAAGGGATGTATTTAACAGACCTCGTTTAGGTTTCATGAAATAA
- a CDS encoding CRTAC1 family protein, translating to MKSKFKLHPIRLTCLSIILLVLQQFISAQSIWNEHTLGKSFFSGIAIAATDVNGDATDDLLILDQSKKLWYGINDGSAHFFWNQLPFHSLTAVYSINVADIDRNGYNDIALSGEGTQVHILYQSATGFSDKISDVDYFFSQAACFFDINRDGWIDFTICDDNAASRVYLNDSTGQLIRNSSIINLELPGVGNSAGNYGCIWTDFDWNGIPDLYISKCKPGVNDPRDPRRLNLFYVYDSLTKSWNNQAVTRGLDIGDQSWASLFEDFDNDGLTDVFVINHYTPCNLLKQTADHRFENVTASTGLEYNGIALQAVAFDYDNDGDLDILLTGTGTELWQNLGSFKFEKIDIEAFSQAFSSCATGDFNNDGSLDLYASYADLLNAPSNKQDKLWLNPSNGNHYIKFNFEGTHSNRNGIGTKIKLFVNGKIQIREVHAGESYGIQNSMAVYFGLAKASRVDSVYIYWPSGLEEVFYNLIPNTQYNFYESGCYQIVDRTKPNKLFFCGTIDTNLIADSRFRDIHWNTGSNSYKIQLVEEGVYYYTARDSNNCFFISDPVSVYLNPKNQIQLNHRYTKYLCSGDELELALNPEESVRWSTTDSAASLTIKTSGLYYAIRQGFCDLEYSDTLNLQFFDTPLSPQIIPDTAYKSGPRILNGGADSCLWFRNEDDLFPIASGPFFTTDSLLQSTSYWLEYFNRNRYPHVHGGLKTPSYSASPYHANFINNQMLFTVYNPVILDSVTVYTDDPGKRIIELLDANGVVIQQQEINTVKGRNQVFLGFNIPPAEKPYKLTTNSIQNTAIFGSISPRLYRSDQNFYYPFFIEDKIRINTSDKGDSYYYYFYDWVVRSNDLICKSERVEFPVVLIPDANQEVFAKNPKLYINSNHELIIEGIDGFYQIEILRIDGSLLGQYISSATSNPITTEAFPPGLYFIRINAADLDQSAIRKILITGH from the coding sequence ATGAAAAGCAAATTTAAGCTACACCCGATTCGTTTAACCTGCTTATCAATAATTTTATTGGTTTTGCAGCAGTTTATTTCTGCACAATCAATCTGGAACGAACACACTTTAGGTAAATCTTTTTTCAGTGGCATTGCAATCGCTGCTACAGATGTCAACGGAGACGCTACGGATGATTTATTAATTCTTGACCAGTCCAAAAAATTATGGTACGGAATCAATGACGGTTCAGCCCATTTTTTTTGGAATCAATTGCCATTTCATAGTCTTACAGCAGTCTATTCTATTAATGTTGCAGATATTGATCGAAATGGATACAATGACATCGCGTTAAGTGGAGAAGGAACACAAGTCCATATTTTATATCAATCAGCTACTGGATTTTCTGATAAAATTTCAGATGTTGATTATTTTTTCTCCCAGGCAGCTTGCTTTTTTGATATTAACCGGGATGGCTGGATTGATTTCACCATTTGCGATGACAATGCGGCATCACGGGTTTATCTAAATGATTCAACCGGTCAACTGATACGCAATAGCAGTATAATTAATTTGGAATTACCCGGTGTCGGGAATTCAGCAGGCAATTATGGCTGCATTTGGACCGACTTTGACTGGAATGGTATCCCCGATCTGTACATTTCAAAATGTAAGCCAGGAGTAAATGATCCGAGAGATCCCAGAAGACTCAATCTGTTTTATGTTTATGATAGTTTAACAAAATCTTGGAACAACCAGGCGGTCACTCGAGGATTAGATATTGGAGATCAAAGTTGGGCTAGCTTGTTTGAAGATTTTGACAACGATGGATTGACAGATGTTTTTGTTATCAATCATTATACTCCGTGTAATTTGCTTAAGCAGACTGCAGATCATCGATTTGAAAATGTTACGGCAAGTACTGGTTTGGAATACAATGGAATCGCCCTGCAAGCAGTTGCTTTTGATTATGACAATGACGGAGATTTAGACATTTTGCTAACAGGCACAGGTACCGAATTGTGGCAAAATCTGGGCAGCTTTAAATTCGAAAAAATAGACATAGAAGCTTTCTCTCAGGCATTTTCGAGTTGCGCAACAGGAGATTTTAATAATGACGGCAGTCTGGACCTTTATGCAAGTTATGCAGATCTGTTAAATGCGCCTTCCAACAAACAAGATAAGCTCTGGCTTAATCCATCAAACGGAAATCATTATATAAAATTTAATTTTGAAGGGACTCATTCCAATCGAAATGGAATTGGGACGAAAATTAAATTGTTTGTAAATGGTAAGATTCAAATCAGGGAAGTTCATGCAGGTGAATCCTATGGAATTCAAAATAGTATGGCTGTTTATTTTGGATTGGCTAAGGCGTCACGTGTTGACAGTGTTTATATTTATTGGCCATCCGGTTTAGAAGAAGTTTTCTACAATTTAATTCCAAACACACAATATAATTTTTATGAAAGTGGATGTTATCAGATAGTAGATCGAACAAAGCCAAACAAATTATTCTTTTGTGGCACCATTGATACCAATTTAATTGCTGATAGTAGATTTCGGGATATTCATTGGAATACAGGAAGTAACTCATATAAGATCCAACTCGTTGAGGAAGGTGTTTATTATTATACTGCACGGGATTCTAATAATTGTTTTTTTATTTCAGATCCGGTTTCTGTGTATCTGAATCCAAAAAATCAAATTCAATTAAATCACCGATACACAAAATACTTGTGTTCAGGTGATGAATTGGAATTGGCATTGAACCCCGAAGAATCGGTGCGCTGGTCCACAACAGATAGCGCTGCATCGTTAACAATAAAAACAAGCGGATTGTATTATGCCATCCGACAAGGTTTTTGTGATCTGGAATATTCTGACACACTTAATCTACAGTTTTTTGATACACCACTTTCACCACAAATTATCCCCGATACAGCCTATAAATCAGGTCCCAGAATTTTAAATGGGGGCGCCGACTCTTGTTTATGGTTTAGAAACGAAGACGATTTGTTTCCAATAGCAAGTGGACCTTTTTTTACTACAGACAGTTTGTTGCAATCAACATCGTATTGGCTTGAATATTTTAATAGAAACAGATACCCTCATGTACACGGAGGATTAAAAACCCCAAGTTATAGTGCGTCACCCTACCATGCCAATTTTATTAATAATCAAATGTTGTTTACGGTTTATAATCCGGTGATTTTAGATTCTGTCACGGTGTACACAGATGACCCCGGTAAACGAATCATTGAATTATTAGATGCAAATGGTGTGGTGATTCAACAACAAGAAATAAACACGGTCAAAGGACGTAATCAGGTATTTCTTGGTTTTAATATTCCCCCCGCTGAAAAACCATATAAATTAACTACCAATTCAATACAAAACACTGCAATTTTTGGATCAATTAGTCCCAGATTGTATCGATCCGATCAGAATTTTTATTACCCATTTTTTATTGAAGATAAAATTCGGATCAATACATCAGACAAAGGAGATAGTTACTATTATTATTTCTACGATTGGGTAGTTCGCTCCAATGATTTGATCTGTAAAAGTGAACGAGTTGAATTTCCAGTAGTCTTGATTCCCGATGCCAATCAAGAAGTATTTGCTAAGAATCCAAAACTTTATATTAATTCAAATCATGAACTAATCATTGAAGGGATTGATGGGTTTTATCAGATTGAAATACTTAGAATAGATGGCAGTTTGTTGGGTCAATATATAAGCAGCGCAACAAGTAATCCGATTACTACCGAAGCCTTTCCACCAGGTTTATATTTTATAAGAATCAATGCTGCTGATTTGGATCAATCTGCTATCCGGAAAATTTTAATAACGGGTCATTGA